In Dermochelys coriacea isolate rDerCor1 chromosome 4, rDerCor1.pri.v4, whole genome shotgun sequence, the sequence aacaacgcttcctcagctctcgttccctaatgcccctactctacttgcgctacattgatgacatcttcatcatctggacccatggaaaagaagctcttgaggaattccaccatgatttcaacaatttccatcccaccatcaacctcagcctggaccagtccacacaagagatccacttcctggacactacggtgctaataagcgatggtcacataaacaccaccctatatcggaaacctactgaccgctattcctacctacatgcctctagctttcatccagatcataccactcgatccattgtctacagccaagcgctacgatataaccgcatttgctccaacccctcagacagagacaaacacctacaagatctctatcatgcattcctacaactacagtacccacctgctgaagtgaagaaacagattgacagagccagaagagtacccagaagtcacctactacaggacaggcccaacaaagaaaacaacagaacgccactagccatcaccttcagcccccaactaaaacccctccaacgcatcatcaaggatctacaacctatcctgaaggacgagccatcgctctctcagatcttgggagacagaccagtccttgcttacagacagccccccaatctgaagcaaatactcaccagcaaccacacaccacacaacagaaccactaacccaggaacctatccttgcaacaaagcccgttgccaactctgtccacatatctattcaggggataccatcatagggcctaatcacatcagccacactatcagaggctcgttcacctgcgcatctaccaatgtgatatatgccatcatgtgccagcaatgcccctctgccatgtacattggccaaactggacagtctctacgtaaaagaatgaatggacacaaatcagacatcaagaattataacattcaaaaaccagttggagaacacttcaatctctctggtcactcgatcacagacctaagagtggctatacttcaacaaaaaagcttcaaaaacagactccaacgagagactgctgaattggaattaatttgcaaactggatacaattaacttaggcttgaatagagactgggaatggatgagtcattacacaaagtaaaactatttccccatggtatttctccctcccaccccaccccccactgttcctctgatattcttgttaactgctggaattagcctacctgcttgtcaccatgaaaggttttcctccttcccccccctgctgttggtgatggcttatcttaagtgatcactctccttacagtgtgtatgataaacccattgtttcatgttctctgtgtgtgtgtatataaatctctcctctgttttttccaccaaatgcatccgatgaagtgagctgtagctcacgaaagcttatgctctaataaatttgttagtctctaaggtgccacaagtactccttttctttttaccccctCTATTTCACAGATTCCTGGATGAAGTCCAATCCTATGCGGGTGTAAACAAAATGAGCGTGCAAAACCTGGCTACTGTATTTGGTCCCAACATCCTGCGCCCAAAAGTGGAAGATCCTCTGACTATCATGGAGGGTGAGTTAAGGAAAATTGTAGGCAACTTTAAAACAGGAAGAAGTAACTTCTTTAAATTCATCAACAGTACGTTTTGGGTGGTCTGATGTCAAAAATTACTTTTGCCTGTTTGTGTGTAGACACAATTTTTCTTCCACTATAGTAACTTAAAGTAACTGCTATACCGAACATGCTGCTGCAGAGGAAATTGAAATTTCCTTTGTAGTGCATTGACTTTGCCTCAGATACTGTAGCACACATGGCTTCCTTAAAGTGTagctctattctgaaaactgacgtAAAAATGGCAACTTCTTACTCAACAGGTCTGTCTGAGGCCTCATAGAGTACagcaaggaatagaacccagctctcgtTCATCCCAGTCCAGCATTCTCTATCTCCTAGGCCACACTGTTCCACTTATTTGCACCTTGGGCAATCCTTTGTCAGCAACATTTCATAGGGCCTGCTGTAATACTACAATGCCACTTTtactgtcacttttcagagtagagttTAAGCAGTAAATATTTAAGTAGTAAATATTATATTATGGAAGTGCCCAAAGACCCAGTCTTGATGACCTTTCTTGATGACTCAAAAATCCAATGCTAGAGCATTTGATTGACAAATTTTACCAGTAAAGAAGTAAAATAACTCAAAATCTACATATTTTCAGATAATTTTTCCATATGTTTAAGCAGCTACCGTTCTTTAAAATCTCCCTCTTATCACCCACAATCTGTTTTGCACTTTAGCGAGAAAGGTGCTAGCTTTGTGCAAACCAGCTTGTTTTCATGTTGCAAATATTCACATTTGAACCCCAGTGTTTTTGCAAGAATTAAGTCTGGGACAAACTTTCACAACATCAGTTGGTGACATTAAGGCCTGTCCTGTGGATCTTTTGTACATGTTACTCCCAGAGAAGACAATTCTAGCTATGTGTTTGGAAGGATGCCAAATACAGCTGATAGCATTTTACTATGAACATGGCAAAAAAGTCACCATGAGCAAAGTCTTGAAGCTGCTCAAAGGACTTTTGCCTTTTTTATGGTGGAACtgcttattttttccatttggaaactGCACCTTCATTTCTCAGAAACCAGCAGGAAAATACAGAGGCCCGCACAGAATGCCTCTCCAAAAGGCAAGAATGGAATTtttctttgggtttttgttttgttttatttttttctgctgtcTCTGAGAATTTCCCCCACGGACTTAGAGTTTAGTATGATGTCACCTTCTGCAGCCCTTTATCCTCCAATACATTGAGAAAAATTGTTCATAGCAATCCTCATCTAATGCTACCAATCCATAGGGCAAAGAGGGGTCATGGTGTTAAGAATCCAGTGTGGGGCTAAAGAGGTATCTCaacaccctttttaaaaaagcctgcCATCCTTTAAAGAATCACCTTCATTTCAATTGCtgtctatttttttctgtttctagtTTCACTTTGTATCTAATCTTTTGACTACTCAAAAATTACTATAAATGAATTATACTTGTATGGAGATATAATATATGCATGAATAAAGAAAGAGGTTTGTGAAAGGAAGCTGACTTTTTCCCACCACTATTTCTTATGGTAGAATCAAAGCTGTTACAAAGCAGTGCAGATTTTCAGTAttccaaagaaaacaaacaaacaaatgtttacaaGTCCCCGTGGCAAACTGAATTTTTAGTAGATGTATTTGATGAAAAAAAAAGCTCAAATATTCAAATGCAAACTGTATAAAATTATATTGGCCAGTGGGAAATTATTGTTTAAAAGAGCACACCATGCCACTGAAACATTTCCAGGAACTTTAAAATGGTGTTTATAACCAACCTGACCTCATTACTGGAAGACTCTTAGTACTCCCTAATAGGGTTCTGTAGAATATATCTATAATGCAATGATGCATCGTTATTTACCCAAGTCTAGTTCCAAATGATAGTTCTGTAAATTAAAGTgaagttgtgtggtgtgtgcactATGGGTTTCTAGACAAGGAACATTTATAATAATGTGTTGCGAAGTGGGGTGCTGTGTgatttaaggaaattagttagggaagtggattggactgaagaacttaaggatctaaaggtagaggaggcctgggattactttaaatcaaagctgcagaagctattggaagcctgtaccccaagaaaggggaaaaaattcataggaaggagttgtagaccaagctggatgagcaagcatcttagagaggtgattaagaagaagcagaaagcatacagggagtggaagatgggagggatcaggaaggaaagctacctaattgagatcagaacatgtagggataaagtgagacaggctaaaagtcgagttgagttggaccttgcaaagggaattaaaatcaatagtaaaaggttctatagccatataaataagaagaaaactaagaaagaagaagtggggccgctaaacactgaggatggagcggaggttaaagataatctaggcatggcccaatatctaaacaaatactttgcctcagtctttaataaggctaaaaaggatcttagggataatggtagcatgacaaatgggaatgaggatatggaggtagatattaccaaatctgaggtagaagcaaaactcaaacagcttaatgggactaaatcggggggcccagataatcttcatccaagaatattaaaggaattggcatctgaaattgcaagcccattagcaagaatttttaacgaatctgtaaactcaggagtagtactgaatgattggagaattgctaatatagttcctatttttaagaaagggaaaaaaagtgatccgggtaactacaggccagttagtttgacatctatagtatgcaaggtcctggaaaaaattttgaaggagaaattagttaaggacattgaagtcaatggtaaatgggacaaaatacaacatggttgtacaaaaggtagatcgtccCAAACCAACcttatctccttttttgaaaaagtaacagattttttagataaaggaaacgcagtggatctaatttacctagatttcagtaaggcatttgataccatgccacatggggaattattagttaaattggagaagatgggtatcaatatgaacatcaaaaggtggataaggaattcgttaaaggggagactgcaacggatactactgaaaggtgaactgtcaggttgaagggaggttaccagtggagttcctcagggatcggttttgggaccaatcttatttaatctttttattactgaccttggcacaaaaagtgggagtgtgctaataaagtttgcagatgatacaaagctgggaggtattgccaattcggagagggatcgggatattatacagggaggatctggatgaccttgtaaactgagtaatagtaatagatgaaatttaatagtgagaagtgtaaggttatgcatttaagggATTAATaacagaattttagttataattggggacgcatcaattagaagtaacggaagaggagaaggaccttggagtattggttgatcataggagactatgagctgccaatgtgatatggctgtgaacaagctaatgcggttttgggatgcatcagagaggcatttccagcaggaataaggaggtttagtaccgttatacaggcactggtgagacctcacctagaatactgtgtgcagttctggtctcccatgtttaaaaaggatgaattcaaaccggagcaggtacagagaagggctactaggatgatccgaggaatggaaaacttgtcttatgaaaggagacttaaggagcttggcttgtttagcctaagtaaaagaaggctgaggggagatatgattgctctctataaatatatcagagggataaatacaggagagggagaggaattatttaagctcagcaccaatgtggacacaagaacaaatgggtataaactggccaccaggaagtttagacttgaaattagacaaaggtttctaaccatcagaggagtgaagttttggaatagccttccaagggaagcagagggggcaaaagatctatctggttttaagattctactcgataagtttatggaggagatggtatgatgggataatgtgattttggtaagtaattgatctttaaatattcagggtaaataggactaatcccctgagatgggatattagatggatgggatctgagttacccaggaaagaattttctgtagtatctggctggtgaatcttgcctatatgctcagggtttagctgatcgccatatttggggtcgggaaggaattttcctccagggcagattggagaggacctggaggtttttcgccttcctctgtagcatggggcatgggtgacttgagggaggcttctctgctccttgaagtctttaaaccatgatttgaggacttcaatagctcagacataggtgaggtttttcataggagtgggtgggtgagattctgtggcctgcgctgtgcaggaggtcggactagatgatcagaatggtcccttctgaccttagtatctatgaatctatttaagGCTGTGATTTATGTGTTACCAGCAGCGGATTCCACATAGTGTGACAGCATGACACACTTTATTGGCCAGTCACAATCTCATCTCTGAATGGTTAAaggtttttatattaaatatctcACACAGCTCTGATAGGCTAAGAAGTTAATGGGCCAGAAACCCTCTCCTCCTTCAATCCCTTGTATTAGACTGGCTAGTGCATTCCCAGCCTAGCAGtccatttttaaagatgtttggtGTATTGAGCTTAAACTCGCATGTTACAATTACATCACTCATCTTATTATTATTCTTAATCTCTCTGTATGGTCCCAGTGGTTTTCAATTGCAGATATTGTCTTGggatatttgttttaattccccATGATAATATCTCCTTTAAAACATTCTCGGCTGCTATATGCCCTAATATTGAAGTCAGAGATGTAGGGAGCTCTTTTCTGCTCCTGCACTGGCTACCTACATTGGCAGGCTCTTTGCAGGGGGAGAGCATGTGCTAACAGGAATGAGCAAAATCTTGGCTCTGCTCTCAAGATGTTGGCCAGTTCACCAGAGCCAGCGCAGAGTGGGTAGGAAGGTGCACTAGCAGACACACAGGCAGATTTTTGTTTCTTCCTTGAAAAGGGGGCAATACAGAACTGATTGTGGTGTGGTGATTTGGCGCCAGAAAGAGGAGATAGGATGAGGTGGCATGAAGGTTGTAATAGCAAATATTAAATGCTTAGGTAAATTAAACTACATATATAATAGTAAATGCATAAATTAAGTGTATATTAACTAGATGCATCTTTATGAAATCTTTAAAGAtctgttttaaaagaatgtttgttTACTTCTCAAATGAAACTACCTCATTAATGGTCGTTCATTTCCCGTCCTCCAGGCACTGCAGTAGTCCAGCAGCTGATGTCAGTGATGATAAGTGAACATGAACAGCTATTTCCCAAGGACACAGACTTTCAGACAGGGGAGGAGGTGTGCAATAACAACAATGAGATCCAGAAGAAAATGATCATTGGTCAGCTCCAGAATAAAGAGACCAATAACAACAAGGAGACAGCGGTGAGAAGCTGTTCTTGGGACACACCTGAGCCTCTCCAGAGGGGCAGCACGGACAATGGGTCTCCCACCGTGCTGCCAGGGAGCAAGTCAAACAGTCCAAGGAACAGCATTCACAAACCTGATGTCACAAGAAGCCCACCTCTCATggtgaaaaaaaacccagcctttaATAAAGGCAGTGGCATAGTCACTAATGGGTCCTTCAGCAGCTCTGTGGAGGGCCATGAGAAAACCCAGACCCTACCAAATGGTACCCTGCAGGCCAGGAGAACATCATCCCTGAAAGGTCCAGTTACTAAAATGGGCACACACAGCATGCAGAATGGAGGCGTGCGAATGGGCATTTCAAGCACAGATGCACACAGCAACTCCCTTAACAGCCGAAACCTGAGCTGGATGCCCAATGGGTACGTCACGTTGAGAGACAGTAAACAAAAGGAATTGGTGAGTGATTCGGGCCAGCATAACAGACTCTCCACCTATGACAATGTCCATCAGCAGTTCTCCATGGTGAATTCGGATGATAAACAGAGCGTAGATAGCGCCACCTGGTCCACATCCTCTTGTGAAATATCCCTACCCGAACACTCCAACTCCTGTCGATCGTCTACTaccacctgccctgagcaggACTTTTATGGGGGTAATTTTGAAGACTCAGTGCTAGATGGGCCACCACATGAAGACCTCTCCAACCAAGGAGACTATGAGAGTAAAACTGACCGAAGAAGCATGGGAGGACGCAGCAGCCGGGCTACCAGCAGCAGCGATAACAGTGAAACATTTGTTGCAAACAACACGAGCAACCACAGTGCTCTGCACAGCCTAGTGTCCAGCTTAAAGCAGGAGATGGCAAAACAGAAGGTGGAGTATGAAACAAGGATAAAGAGGTAATGTGGTGTATCTCTGGCATAGGTGCTAATTTATATAAATGAGAGGCAGAGTAATTCTCTTGTGTTCCCATGTCTCAGTGAATCTGAACATAGGAATTGGTAGCAGAGATGGAGAAACTGCTTGGATAAAATAAGAGCCCACCTGAACCTTTTCCCCCTAATTCAAACCAAACCTGGTctgacactggggaaaaaaatcataactttttcttTCCATGATATTTGGTATTTGCATATGCCTCATGTTCCCAGCCAAGATCAGAAGGATTGGTGTAGCATGAGAATCACTGTTTTCAAATTGATGGCCTAAACCTAGTAAGGATGTGAAGTCTCACTAAAGAGTCTGTTTCCATAAGATCCCCAGCCTAAATTTGCTGATCCAAGAGGAGTGGAGAGCTCACACAAAGGTTTGGAGAAAACTTTCAGATGTTAGGGTGCAAATCCAAATCAAACTTTTAACCTCTTTGAGGATTGCATGGAAGTAGCTGACACACTGGAGCAGATCAGTGGCATGTCTAATGCAATATCCTGCATTCAGCAGTGGCTTGCACTAAATGCATCAGCGGAAAAAAGGCTagtgtagtgcccatttttaaaaaaaggacaaaggaggttctgggaactacaggccagtcagccttgtctcagtccctggaaaaatcatggagcagatcctcaaggaatcaattctgaagcacttagtggagaggaaagtgatcaggaacagtcagcatggattcaccaagggcaagtcatacctgactaatctaatttccttctatgatgagataactggctctgtggatgagggaaaagcagtggatgtgttgttccttaactttagcaaagcttttgacacggtctcccacagtattcttgctagcaagttaaagaagtatggactgaatgaatggactataaggtggatagaaagctggctagattgtcagactcaatggatagtgatcagtggttccatgtctagttggcagccggtatcaagtggagtgccccaagggtcggtcctcgggctggttttgttcaatatcttcattaatgatctggaggatggtgtggattgcactctcagcaagtttgcagatgacactaaactgggaggagaggtagatacgctggagggtagggataggatacagagggtcctagacaaattagaggattgggccaaaagaaatctgatgaggttcagccaggacaagtgcagagttctgcacttaggacataagaatcccatgcaccgctacagactagggaccaaatggctcggcaacagctctgcagaaaaggacctaaaggggttacagtggacgagaagctggatatgagtcaacagtttgcccttgttgccaagaaggccaatggcattttaggatgtataagtaggggcattgccagcagatcgagggacgtgattgttcccctctattcgacattggtgaggcctcatctggagtactgtgtccagttttgggctcacacaacaagaaggatgtggaaaaattggaaaacatccagtagagggcaacaaaaatgattaggggactggaacacatgacttatggggagaggctgagggaactgggattgtttagtctgcagaagagaagaatgaggg encodes:
- the ARHGAP24 gene encoding rho GTPase-activating protein 24 isoform X6, with the protein product MTAHHETYLLMASTQNDMEDWVKSIRRVIWAPFGGGIFGQKLEDTVRYEKRYGHRLAPMLVEQCVDFIRLRGLKEEGLFRLPGQANLVKELQDAFDCGEKPSFDSSTDVHTVASLLKLYLRELPEPVIPYAKYEDFLSCAKLLSKEEETGVKELVKQVKSLPPVNYNLLKYICRFLDEVQSYAGVNKMSVQNLATVFGPNILRPKVEDPLTIMEGTAVVQQLMSVMISEHEQLFPKDTDFQTGEEVCNNNNEIQKKMIIGQLQNKETNNNKETAVRSCSWDTPEPLQRGSTDNGSPTVLPGSKSNSPRNSIHKPDVTRSPPLMVKKNPAFNKGSGIVTNGSFSSSVEGHEKTQTLPNGTLQARRTSSLKGPVTKMGTHSMQNGGVRMGISSTDAHSNSLNSRNLSWMPNGYVTLRDSKQKELVSDSGQHNRLSTYDNVHQQFSMVNSDDKQSVDSATWSTSSCEISLPEHSNSCRSSTTTCPEQDFYGGNFEDSVLDGPPHEDLSNQGDYESKTDRRSMGGRSSRATSSSDNSETFVANNTSNHSALHSLVSSLKQEMAKQKVEYETRIKSLEQRNLTLEAEMMTLHDELDQERKKFTMVEIKMRNAERAKDDAEKRNDMLQKEMEQFFSTFGELTVEPRRPERGNTIWIQ
- the ARHGAP24 gene encoding rho GTPase-activating protein 24 isoform X5; the encoded protein is MMPEDRNGGVRTSGALASAPFIPKTTYRRIKRCFSFRKGIFGQKLEDTVRYEKRYGHRLAPMLVEQCVDFIRLRGLKEEGLFRLPGQANLVKELQDAFDCGEKPSFDSSTDVHTVASLLKLYLRELPEPVIPYAKYEDFLSCAKLLSKEEETGVKELVKQVKSLPPVNYNLLKYICRFLDEVQSYAGVNKMSVQNLATVFGPNILRPKVEDPLTIMEGTAVVQQLMSVMISEHEQLFPKDTDFQTGEEVCNNNNEIQKKMIIGQLQNKETNNNKETAVRSCSWDTPEPLQRGSTDNGSPTVLPGSKSNSPRNSIHKPDVTRSPPLMVKKNPAFNKGSGIVTNGSFSSSVEGHEKTQTLPNGTLQARRTSSLKGPVTKMGTHSMQNGGVRMGISSTDAHSNSLNSRNLSWMPNGYVTLRDSKQKELVSDSGQHNRLSTYDNVHQQFSMVNSDDKQSVDSATWSTSSCEISLPEHSNSCRSSTTTCPEQDFYGGNFEDSVLDGPPHEDLSNQGDYESKTDRRSMGGRSSRATSSSDNSETFVANNTSNHSALHSLVSSLKQEMAKQKVEYETRIKSLEQRNLTLEAEMMTLHDELDQERKKFTMVEIKMRNAERAKDDAEKRNDMLQKEMEQFFSTFGELTVEPRRPERGNTIWIQ
- the ARHGAP24 gene encoding rho GTPase-activating protein 24 isoform X3 codes for the protein MLFDGVTPGTLLLISSSSSMNRKAVNRESVGLIMDENNGSAESPQLSQGRHNAIKCGWLRKQGGFVKTWHTRWFVLKGDQLYYFKDEDETKPLGAIFLPGNRVIEHPGNEESPGKFLFEVIPGGDRERMTAHHETYLLMASTQNDMEDWVKSIRRVIWAPFGGGIFGQKLEDTVRYEKRYGHRLAPMLVEQCVDFIRLRGLKEEGLFRLPGQANLVKELQDAFDCGEKPSFDSSTDVHTVASLLKLYLRELPEPVIPYAKYEDFLSCAKLLSKEEETGVKELVKQVKSLPPVNYNLLKYICRFLDEVQSYAGVNKMSVQNLATVFGPNILRPKVEDPLTIMEGTAVVQQLMSVMISEHEQLFPKDTDFQTGEEVCNNNNEIQKKMIIGQLQNKETNNNKETAVRSCSWDTPEPLQRGSTDNGSPTVLPGSKSNSPRNSIHKPDVTRSPPLMVKKNPAFNKGSGIVTNGSFSSSVEGHEKTQTLPNGTLQARRTSSLKGPVTKMGTHSMQNGGVRMGISSTDAHSNSLNSRNLSWMPNGYVTLRDSKQKELVSDSGQHNRLSTYDNVHQQFSMVNSDDKQSVDSATWSTSSCEISLPEHSNSCRSSTTTCPEQDFYGGNFEDSVLDGPPHEDLSNQGDYESKTDRRSMGGRSSRATSSSDNSETFVANNTSNHSALHSLVSSLKQEMAKQKVEYETRIKSLEQRNLTLEAEMMTLHDELDQERKKFTMVEIKMRNAERAKDDAEKRNDMLQKEMEQFFSTFGELTVEPRRPERGNTIWIQ
- the ARHGAP24 gene encoding rho GTPase-activating protein 24 isoform X1, producing the protein MLFDGVTPGTLLLISSSSSMNRKAVNRESVGLIMDENNGSAESPQLSQGRHNAIKCGWLRKQGGFVKTWHTRWFVLKGDQLYYFKDEDETKPLGAIFLPGNRVIEHPGNEESPGKFLFEVIPGGDRERMTAHHETYLLMASTQNDMEDWVKSIRRVIWAPFGGGIFGQKLEDTVRYEKRYGHRLAPMLVEQCVDFIRLRGLKEEGLFRLPGQANLVKELQDAFDCGEKPSFDSTDVHTVASLLKLYLRELPEPVIPYAKYEDFLSCAKLLSKEEETGVKELVKQVKSLPPVNYNLLKYICRFLDEVQSYAGVNKMSVQNLATVFGPNILRPKVEDPLTIMEGTAVVQQLMSVMISEHEQLFPKDTDFQTGEEVCNNNNEIQKKMIIGQLQNKETNNNKETAVRSCSWDTPEPLQRGSTDNGSPTVLPGSKSNSPRNSIHKPDVTRSPPLMVKKNPAFNKGSGIVTNGSFSSSVEGHEKTQTLPNGTLQARRTSSLKGPVTKMGTHSMQNGGVRMGISSTDAHSNSLNSRNLSWMPNGYVTLRDSKQKELVSDSGQHNRLSTYDNVHQQFSMVNSDDKQSVDSATWSTSSCEISLPEHSNSCRSSTTTCPEQDFYGGNFEDSVLDGPPHEDLSNQGDYESKTDRRSMGGRSSRATSSSDNSETFVANNTSNHSALHSLVSSLKQEMAKQKVEYETRIKSLEQRNLTLEAEMMTLHDELDQERKKFTMVEIKMRNAERAKDDAEKRNDMLQKEMEQFFSTFGELTVEPRRPERGNTIWIQ
- the ARHGAP24 gene encoding rho GTPase-activating protein 24 isoform X4, giving the protein MDENNGSAESPQLSQGRHNAIKCGWLRKQGGFVKTWHTRWFVLKGDQLYYFKDEDETKPLGAIFLPGNRVIEHPGNEESPGKFLFEVIPGGDRERMTAHHETYLLMASTQNDMEDWVKSIRRVIWAPFGGGIFGQKLEDTVRYEKRYGHRLAPMLVEQCVDFIRLRGLKEEGLFRLPGQANLVKELQDAFDCGEKPSFDSSTDVHTVASLLKLYLRELPEPVIPYAKYEDFLSCAKLLSKEEETGVKELVKQVKSLPPVNYNLLKYICRFLDEVQSYAGVNKMSVQNLATVFGPNILRPKVEDPLTIMEGTAVVQQLMSVMISEHEQLFPKDTDFQTGEEVCNNNNEIQKKMIIGQLQNKETNNNKETAVRSCSWDTPEPLQRGSTDNGSPTVLPGSKSNSPRNSIHKPDVTRSPPLMVKKNPAFNKGSGIVTNGSFSSSVEGHEKTQTLPNGTLQARRTSSLKGPVTKMGTHSMQNGGVRMGISSTDAHSNSLNSRNLSWMPNGYVTLRDSKQKELVSDSGQHNRLSTYDNVHQQFSMVNSDDKQSVDSATWSTSSCEISLPEHSNSCRSSTTTCPEQDFYGGNFEDSVLDGPPHEDLSNQGDYESKTDRRSMGGRSSRATSSSDNSETFVANNTSNHSALHSLVSSLKQEMAKQKVEYETRIKSLEQRNLTLEAEMMTLHDELDQERKKFTMVEIKMRNAERAKDDAEKRNDMLQKEMEQFFSTFGELTVEPRRPERGNTIWIQ
- the ARHGAP24 gene encoding rho GTPase-activating protein 24 isoform X2, yielding MLEEMIKDDVKLKSNTFAKHDVRRHSGESVGLIMDENNGSAESPQLSQGRHNAIKCGWLRKQGGFVKTWHTRWFVLKGDQLYYFKDEDETKPLGAIFLPGNRVIEHPGNEESPGKFLFEVIPGGDRERMTAHHETYLLMASTQNDMEDWVKSIRRVIWAPFGGGIFGQKLEDTVRYEKRYGHRLAPMLVEQCVDFIRLRGLKEEGLFRLPGQANLVKELQDAFDCGEKPSFDSSTDVHTVASLLKLYLRELPEPVIPYAKYEDFLSCAKLLSKEEETGVKELVKQVKSLPPVNYNLLKYICRFLDEVQSYAGVNKMSVQNLATVFGPNILRPKVEDPLTIMEGTAVVQQLMSVMISEHEQLFPKDTDFQTGEEVCNNNNEIQKKMIIGQLQNKETNNNKETAVRSCSWDTPEPLQRGSTDNGSPTVLPGSKSNSPRNSIHKPDVTRSPPLMVKKNPAFNKGSGIVTNGSFSSSVEGHEKTQTLPNGTLQARRTSSLKGPVTKMGTHSMQNGGVRMGISSTDAHSNSLNSRNLSWMPNGYVTLRDSKQKELVSDSGQHNRLSTYDNVHQQFSMVNSDDKQSVDSATWSTSSCEISLPEHSNSCRSSTTTCPEQDFYGGNFEDSVLDGPPHEDLSNQGDYESKTDRRSMGGRSSRATSSSDNSETFVANNTSNHSALHSLVSSLKQEMAKQKVEYETRIKSLEQRNLTLEAEMMTLHDELDQERKKFTMVEIKMRNAERAKDDAEKRNDMLQKEMEQFFSTFGELTVEPRRPERGNTIWIQ